Genomic window (Juglans microcarpa x Juglans regia isolate MS1-56 chromosome 2S, Jm3101_v1.0, whole genome shotgun sequence):
taaattacaacTAGCTACATTCCCATCATCGCGGAACTTAGTACATATGTCAACAAGCATTATTGAAGCACTGTAATGGAAAATTACAGGTGACTACAAGCTGCCAGACTAAGGGAGATTAGCAACTTGAAGAACCAACCACAAAGGCCAAAACTATATGGCTACCAGGTCCCAAACTAAATAGGACTGAGCTTAGCAAGAAATATGAGGATATGCAGAGTGTAATTGCATGAAGAGGTCCAGTAGAAAACAGAGACAGAAACactaaataaattcttttttttttttttttttttttgtttaaagggTTTTTaatgtactattttttttatatgtttttcttttaggtTTTTTGTTTGTGCCTTTGTTTAGATCTTGTGTActatttgaatgattttttttgtttttttatcctttctaatactattctgttttttttaatgttttacaCTTGCGTCCACTCAAAGAAAGTGTGTTCAGTGATGAATCATAATCGGTGCTAATgtaatatttgttaaaaaattatattcaacatCTTCATACCACAcattacacataattttttattttttcacttatcAAATGTGTAGTGTATGAATTATGCGTAGAAGAACTCGAttaatttataaagaataaaaaaaaaaataagtgttgtATGTTAGACGATGAGTAgcaaatcttatatttttaaccaAATTTAATGAAGAGatgcatttaatcatttttacaaccacaataaataaataatttaattgagaGGCATATAAACAAATTTGACATTGAGTCAAACCTCCCAAATATGGGTGTACACCAAATATGAATAGGTACTCCAAATATGCCTATtagtgtaaatatttttttaaaaatattttttaaatatctttaataattaaaaaaataaaatataagaatagaATAGGCAAGTTTAAAAATCGtactagcatttttcattaattttctttttttttttttgaatttttgtttattttttttaaaaaaaaaaattgagggtTTTGTGGAAGTTCATTAGGCTCATAAAACACGTCAACGCTGCTTTCTAGATTCAAGGACCAACCGACGACACTTTTTTATAGTGAGCCCACCACAGACCAACGGTcacaaacgaaaaaaaaaaaaaaaaaacagaaagaattATGACAGACACATCACTCATGTGCAGGAGAAGGAAGACGAAAGTTGCATGAGCTGGCGACCACTTTTTCTTCCCCAGCCTGGCCATGAACTCTTATCTTTCCaatattataaagaataatCATAGCTGTAATAGTTTGagattaaggcttcgtttgtaagttaagggcaggtttggggaatgggatgagatataaaattctcatctcatctcatctcattattatatcttttttaaatctttatataaaatataataaataattcaacttttttaaatctcaattcacatttttcaaatctcaatacaataataatattaaaacacaatattttaaactctcaaacaaaacacaaaattctcatcttaccCCCCAAACCcgcatttcaattcatcattataatttttttaaattttaatataaaatataataaacaattcaaatttttcaaattttaaaataataataatattaaaaaataatattctaacaatattttatcatctcaactcaactaaactcaactcaatttaacatccaaacgcagcctaataCTCAATGTAGTATACTTGACTTTATACacaatcaaattaattatttttatttaatacagTAGACAAATAATTCTTAAGACTCatttggatgatgagatgagatgagatgagttgaataaaatattattataatattattttttaatattattattattttagaatttgaaaaaattgaattgtttattatattttatatgaattttttaaatattattattgttttgtaacttgaaaaaattgaattatttattatattttgtatgaaaatttgaaaaaattataataataagatgaaatgggtttagagtgtttctgtatccaacTATAAGGTTAATCAGAttagaagattttttctttaaattactTGAAATGCGCTTACGAGAAACTTTTTATCATGTAGGATTAGTCAGATGCTGTTTTTGAACACTcggtgcttataaaaaaaaaatacaccagtaaaaaaaaaataataatactaagcACAAACTCCAAATAGAAAAGTCGCATACAAAcactttgtaaaaaagtgaatcctactaacaaaaaataactttttttacaCTTTCAAAAAgtatgatctattttttttacaataacttatataaaacttatatatttgagatttatacaaattatttcccCTGCTATAATCTGAATGATGAGTGAAGCCCAAGGGAAGGAACCTATCCCGAGCTAAGAGATGTTGTCAATTGTCACCAATCAGCATGATACATAATGAGACCAACCCAAGTAATGTCATATGACAGCCATAACACAGTTGAAGACagaataaattgaaaaaatatatatatagaaatagcTTACAGTGCTTTGCCAACACCTCTTCAATAACCCACCTAATTGTCGTTACTTTTCAATACAAGCATAACCGACACAACAACAAATTAAGGTGAGCACCAACCATACCTGGTCAACACACTGAAGCAACGAATTAAAGAATTGAACAAGTTTCTGCGTCATTTTCTCGTATAAGCACTATCGATACATACaccaaatagaaaaagaaaatgtgttaAAACTCGTACAGAACATGGCATCCTGCAATCAATTTCACACGTGTAAAAAATACTTTGGTCGGTTTTTACACGAGAAAAAAAAGGGTGGTGTCGTCGGTTGTCAAGAGCTTCCACTGAAACCTTGGCTgcttttcttcatctttctcaTCTCCGTTTCTCGGGTGGTTTGCCCTTCGCTGCTTGAGCCAGAAGGGTACAAACCATACTCACTAGTTGCTCCACTGTATTCGTTACTGGCACCGTACTCCTGGCTTCCCAATGCCATCTTCCTGAATTTTTTCATGTCCTCATTGTATTGGCTGGTGTCATAGTCTGAGCTTCCATGAGAATTGTATAGAGTGCTGTGTCCAGGTCTGATTCCTTCATTAAGATCTGATAAAGATGCATCCCCTTCCAAAGCACGAACAATCTGTATAGTTTTGAGTGATACTTACTGGTTAGAAAACTTCCAATAAATAGCAAATACACGGTGAACTTAATAATCTTGCTGACGAGCACAAGATCCCACTGGCATGGCTTTCACAAGTACAATCTGCTCCAAGTACAAATACTATCTGCTTGCTTCAACAGATTTAACCACTGCATTCAGTAAGCAAAGGAATAGGGCAAGCAAACATGAAAATGTAAACTCTACCTGGCTCATTCGTGGCCGACGCCGTGCTGAATGTCGCACACAAGCTGCCGCACAAGCAACCATGCTGGCCATCTCATTGGGGTCAAAATCATTTTGCAGCTTTGGATCAATAAGtgcatcaaagtttctttcttccAGAGCTCGTGCGAGCAAAGGCCTTGCCTGTAAAGTCAATAGAAGTTTAGTTTTTCTATATgacatttgagattttaaaaattgtgtTCGGTAATTACATTCCTCTGCCCCCAACAACTTGAAAGGAACCAGgaaaaatgtaaatagaaatacaagactcctctctctctccccctctgtGCACGCGTGCACACTGATAGCTGTCAGCCCTTATAAGCAACAATATATAACTCACCCAGTCTACCAAACTATCCTCGATGTAAGAATGGGTTGTGTCAACAGGTCGGCGTCCGGTGATCAACTCCAGAAGCATGATCCCATAGGAGAAAACATCTGATTTGTCTGTGAGTTTCCCACTTGAAGCATATTCGGGAGCCATATAACTGCCACAAGAGAGCATGTGAGAACTCGAGGAGCATGTGAGAACTCGAGGAATATAACTTGACTTGGATACATAACAACGTCAATCCATAATAAATATGGCGATGAGCATAAAAGTTGACTATCACGACAATTTTGAGAACCACAGACTAGACAGAAGAGCATCAGGCAAACTTGACATGAAGATAAATGGCTATCAAAACCCCGAAGCAGGATTCACATAAAACTTTCTGTAACATAAATTGCATGCAAAAACAGCTCATGCATCCAGGCTCATTTTTTTGTAACAAGGAATCTCAGAGACCGTGCAAACACAACATGTCTCTAAACCAGTTAATCCCCAGACCCGTGTAGCACGTCCCTATCACATGGATTAGGTAAATCATTGGCTTTCACCGATGGGAcgtggcccctagaaattgtttgtacCCAAGGGTTCGAACCTTAGACGTGGAggaagcataccaccaagaccaaggcctttaccacttgagccaaccttTAAGGGTTTGCATCCACgcttattaatttataaagagTTAACCgtcaaaagcaaaaaaataattagaatatgaaaaaaGTTAGTCTCACCCAAAAGTTCCCATCACCCGAGTGGAGACATGAGTATTGGTATCAGAAGAAAACTTTGCAAGTCCAAAATCTGCAACCTGAGCAACAAAATCGTCAAATTTTCCTTATTAGTAATAACTAAAACTAATCAATCGTAATGATCAAAATCATAGAAGTATGCGATCTTCCATTTATATAAGGCACAACTTCAATTTATTACAATGCAAAAGGAGACAGGTGTCAAGAAATCAATATTGAGATTGATACCTTTGCTTCAAACTTGAAATCTATAAGTATATTAGCAGCTTTGATGTCACGATGGATAATCTTAGGATGACCTACACAAATAATTTTAGGACGTTAATTGAATAAACCAGTAATTGCTCAAACAATCTGTGAGGgtgagggggagagagagagagagagagagagagagaacttacaATCCTCATGAAGATATGCCAGTCCTTTTGCAGATCCTAAAGCAATTTTATGTCTGGTGGGCCAATCCATTGTTGGTCGCCCCTTCCCTGCAATAAGCATTCTCTATCAGGATCTCGGCTCCAGCAAACAATGAACACCTCAACAGTGTGTAAATGCATGAAGAATCTAGTGTCCAGGCTGGttgatatttgaattgaaatagCGTTTCTAAAAGATTCAATGTTGAGACAAAAAGCCAACAAAAGAATCAGCAACGAAATTTTATTCGTACCAAAATAAGCAACACTCGATTAAGCCAAATGCAAGAAAAGCTAGGAAAGAGAAAAACATTTGGTGCTTAACAATGAAGCTTTATATATTAACATCCAGAAAAAAGTGCTGAAGAAACAAACTTACCGTGTAAGTGGAACTCTAAAGTATTGTTTGGAACAAACTCATACACCAGTAGTCTCTTGGAACCAGTGATACAGTACCCAACCAAAGAAACAAGATGTTTGTGATGTACTCGGCTAATAATCTCAACCTCTGCCTGAAACTCGCGCTCCCCCTGCCCACTTCCAGCTTTCAACTGCTTGATAGCTACTTCCTTCCCATTTGGGAGGACTCCCCTATGCACATATCCAAATCCACCTTGTCCAAGGAGGTTGGCATCTGCAAAGCCATCCGTTGCCATAGCTAATTCATCATAGGTAAAAGTGCTCTTTGAGAAACCTAAGACCATTCCTGGATGAGGTGGTGGCAGTGGATTTTCTGACCCTGAATAATTGGAACCGGAACCTCCACTGCTGTTCAGgaaaggtggtggtggtggtggtggcgatGGGGCCTGTGGTGTCGTAGGAGCTGGTGAGTACGGTGGTCGTGATGCAACTGCTGGTGGAGGAGAGGGGTTTGGAAAAGCTCCAACAACTTGATCCGCAGGTGCCGGAGCATTGTGTTGCCATTGCTGTGGTGGACCACCGTAAGGGCCACCTGGCAATTTCAACAAAAACTACAAATGAGCTCACTATATTTTTAGGCCTTTTTATTTCACTCAAATGCTAATCAAAATTGAGttaatcatttcattttactatTTCCAGAAGGTCCATGACCCTAAGAGATTGCATAGAAAACATAGTAGTAGAGAGGCATTGGTATTGCTCCAAATAGTCAGGTATGGTCATGAAAAGCAATACGgaagaaaaaaaactcaacGATAACCAAAAACCAACACGAAAAAGCAAAATCATTTTACTAGAGTAAAAgcttatatttcaaaaataggACAATAAAACAGCTTCCTCTATGATAGCTGAAGAATCGTCCAAATGATATAACATAACTATCTTCATCACATTCACCAGATCTTCATCCAAACCCAAGAAAGCGAACATGCATGACCGTCTCGGAAACGAAAGATAAACCACATTAGATCCTCTAGTTTTTTTCAACAAAACGTTTTTCAGGCCTGTGACCGGACACATTATTTagcaaacataaaaaaataaacaaaaagtaatAGGTAACTTCTTTTTTACCAAAAAGGGAAGCAAGAAAAACTGTGATTCATAGACGAAACAGAGAATATCGAGTCGAAACTAAAAATTttccccaaaaacaaaaaaatgataaacttccAATTGATGGAGTTAAGTCAGACCCCACAAGATCGAAAATGAAATCAAAGCACATTTACGAAGacatgattaatttaaaaagaaaaaaagaagaagaaaagcctTTACCTTTAGGAGGTGGAGGCGGATAGTAGTCCTCCTCGTCACGGcgcttcctcttcttcttggtGCAACACAAGCACAATATACTCAGCACCGCCAGAACCAACACGCCACCGATCGCTATGCCGACCACGACCCCAGTAGACATACCACTCGGCGATGACGCCGGAGGAGACGAAGATTTAGAAGGCGGCGGCGGCGGGCTCCTAACGGACGGGGTGTTGCCAGAACTCGACGGAGGAGGCGGGCTTCTCGTCGAGGAGGGTGGCGGCGGGGACCCAGTGGTGATCGGTGGCGTAGATGACGACGGAGGTGAAGGAGAAGAGGTAGGTGGCGGGGAAGAGACCGTGGACGGTGGTGGAGGAGACGGCGTGGAAGGTGGGGGTGCAGAGGGAGTTGCTGGAGGCGGCGAGGTGGTTGTTGCGGGAGGCAAAGCAGAAGGAGGGGTGGGCGAAGGCGGAGAGGTGGTTGGAGACTGAGACATGGCTAATAAAAAAGAATGCTTCCACTTcagcgcgagagagagagagtaattgTGGCAAGTAAAAGCGGGTTGGAAGAAGGTTTGGAGAGGATCTTGTATTCGAAGAATGTGAATCAACCCTCTCAACTCTTTCTTTGTGAAGGAAGGATCGTCTCCGGGACAGAATTACTACTTTACTACAGCACAGAGACAGACAAACCGAGACAGAAAGACGCAGATAGCTGGGGCTTGAGTGTGGGACCAACGCGTCTGGACAGTGGACCCTCCCCTTATTCGTTTTCTGTTGTggtttgatcattttttattctttaattaaataattgatttttttttttaatataactctTGTGTGCTGTTTGTGTTTGGCGTTTGGCAGACGAAATGAAGATGATTTGTTCTTTTAATACCCCGTTACTTGCGGTGTCTTGGACTGACGTAAGGTACGTTTACATAATccattcatctcaatttattattataattttttaaaattttaatataaaatataataaataatttaatttttttaaattttaaaataataatattaaaaaataatattttaacaatattttataatctcaactcaactcagttcaacatccaaacataaccttaaaatttcttttatagaaatgatttgtataaattttaatagacaagtctcatgtagatttttttataaaacagtagattctattataaaaaagagtaagtttttttttttcttttttagtgggacctatatttttataaaagacctgcataagacttgtctatttaaaattaagtaatgatactcatcatctcaacttcCATCATCCTTCCATCATCCTATGATATGGTATTAagtgattagaaattatttattatatttcacttataaacataTCATCTAATATCAAATCATGAGATGATAGGAGttaggatgatgaataaatttttctttaaaatttatacttagcattactcttttttataattttttaattttcaaatttaaagggctatagattttaatataaaaaaattaaacaggGTGAGATGTAcctattaaatttaaaataacgtTACACACATACAGGTTTCAAGAATGTAAATCCaaagcatgtttttttttaaaaaaaaaaaaagtagtcgcatttttttaaaagatatatacGAGACTTATACAAATAGACTGATATAAATcattgtttttatattataaaaactattACATACTAAACTCTTATTTCTACACTCTTATTTCAAGAAATGAAATTgcttatcaatttttaattttttttttaaaataaattagatgatgAAAAGTACATCATTTATATAGTATGATATGTAGCATCAGCGATGGAAGCAATCGTCCCTACCGACGTAAAATAAGAGCATCTAACTATGCCCATTCACAAGAACTCGATTTTCTGTCTAAATATCACATGCCAGCTCATGTAGTCACAATCATATGTTCAAGACTTTGGGTATGGAACCACCGTCGAATATGGTATAGCTGTGAAGGATGTCATCGGCCTATAGGGGGCCACCACGACGGATCCGATGTCCCTTAAATTATAGTAAGTATTTGGGTTATAAATTAGAGTAAATCTTAATGGATCTTGGTAAACgcttccattttcattttctcttttttttatcaacttgaCTTTTGGAGTTTGGTTCGTTATTATCATCAAACGCTATTGGGTTTGATTTTGGTGCCGATGGAAAGGaagggaaaggaaaggaaaggccACTCACTTTAGATGATTGGCTGAAAGCGAAGTTAAAATCGtgaaattccaaaataaatgtTGGTAATCTGACTATTTCTTCTCTTATTGGTACACCAATCTTTCCAAATGCCTTGGcttttctttattcttctttttttttttaaataataataaattagatggtttaatttaaaaaagataaacacaATACATGGACAATATTCTACTTAATATTAAGACAAACTGCACGTGAAGATAGTAATTactgttatatatttatttctaaattaaaccaaaatcaGACAAATAATTCTAGAGGATGCAATTATAGCCACTCCTCACGTAAAGATTAAATTccatttaaaatgtattaatagGCAAAACCATGAAAAGTTTCTTCAATGTGAAAGGGGTCCCTATATATCCTTTTCAGAAGGATCATTTTTTAATCAagaaataagggaaaaaaaaaaaaaaattcccagcGGGAGCTGGAAAGATTAGTATTATCCTTTTCagaaataacaaaagaaaaagcatTTTTTCATTTGTGAATGGCCAGTCGAAGAGTTGGTACTATAGGGATAGTAGGCTGTAGCTGTTACTCTAACTAAAGGGAGATCGGCCGGATCTTAACACCTCGGTAAATGATGTCGACGTGTAATTAATCTAAATAAATGGTGAGACTAAAGTAACCTTGATAGGTAAAAAGTCAAgacaaaaatatgagaaaaatctagtttgatattttatatatttttatttttttatttaataattaagaaagtaattattagtatattaattttttttatattttttaaaaatattttaaaatataaataatataaataaaaaaattttaaaaataa
Coding sequences:
- the LOC121251576 gene encoding proline-rich receptor-like protein kinase PERK1, encoding MSQSPTTSPPSPTPPSALPPATTTSPPPATPSAPPPSTPSPPPPSTVSSPPPTSSPSPPSSSTPPITTGSPPPPSSTRSPPPPSSSGNTPSVRSPPPPPSKSSSPPASSPSGMSTGVVVGIAIGGVLVLAVLSILCLCCTKKKRKRRDEEDYYPPPPPKGGPYGGPPQQWQHNAPAPADQVVGAFPNPSPPPAVASRPPYSPAPTTPQAPSPPPPPPPFLNSSGGSGSNYSGSENPLPPPHPGMVLGFSKSTFTYDELAMATDGFADANLLGQGGFGYVHRGVLPNGKEVAIKQLKAGSGQGEREFQAEVEIISRVHHKHLVSLVGYCITGSKRLLVYEFVPNNTLEFHLHGKGRPTMDWPTRHKIALGSAKGLAYLHEDCHPKIIHRDIKAANILIDFKFEAKVADFGLAKFSSDTNTHVSTRVMGTFGYMAPEYASSGKLTDKSDVFSYGIMLLELITGRRPVDTTHSYIEDSLVDWARPLLARALEERNFDALIDPKLQNDFDPNEMASMVACAAACVRHSARRRPRMSQIVRALEGDASLSDLNEGIRPGHSTLYNSHGSSDYDTSQYNEDMKKFRKMALGSQEYGASNEYSGATSEYGLYPSGSSSEGQTTRETEMRKMKKSSQGFSGSS